The Halopelagius inordinatus genomic interval ACACGCCGCGGTAGAGTTCTCGCGCCCCCGTTCGCCGCGCCAGTCGGTGGAGCGCGTTGGCGTAGGTGAACGTGTGGTGGACGGTGTTCCAGTCGCTGAACTCGTTGACCGTCGCGAACCGGGCGACTCGCGTCCCCGCGGCGTACGCGACTTCGCCCGCGAGTTCGTCCACCGTCGCGCCGTCGGCTATCGCCGACGTGAGCGCCGAGAAGACGGTCTCTGGGTCGTCAGCGCGGAGCGTCTCGGCGAACCCCTCGGGGGCGGACCACGTCTTCGACTCGCCCGCCGCGACGAGTTCGTCCAGTTCGGCGAACGTCGCTTCGAGCATCGACGCGAGGTTCACGGGTTGCCGCCACGACGACCGTTCCTCGGCGCGGTCGGCCGTCGCGAGGCCGCGGACCAGACTCGGGAGGACCGCCTCCGCGCGGTCCCAGCCGACGGTATCGAGCGCTTCGCACGCCTTGTTGACGAAATCGAGCGTGTGACCGGCGTTCAGGTAGCGGTGGTCCGTCGCCGCCGCGGCCAGCATCTCGGCCAGTCGGGCGTCAGAGCAGTCGTTCGCTATCGCCGTCCGGAGGACGCGTTCGGCCCCGTCGGCGTCTCGAACCTCGACGTTCTCGCGGAACCACGACTTCAACCGGTCGTACGAGACGTCGCGCGCGCCGAACGCCTCCTGGTCGAAGCGCGGCGGTTCGCCCGCGCAGTCGTCGGCGACTCGGACGAGGCCCTGATACAGCGCGCGTCTCCGGTCCTCCGCGCGGAGGTCAGAGAGGACGTTCGCCATCGCCGTCAGGACGGTCACGCCCGGACCCCACCCCGCCTCTCTGTAGCGCGCGCCGAACGCGATTCCCGTCTCGACTACCTCCGCGGGCGGGACGCCCGCGTCTTCGAGGCCGATGACCGACTTGGCGACGACGAGTGCGAGGTTCCGTTCGAGTCCGTCCTCCAGTCGCCCGGCCCAGTGGTCCGCGGGCGGTTCGTCCGGGGCGGGACGCGGACCGACGTAGACGTCGCCGTCGCGCACCTCGGTGGGGTACGTCTGCACGTCGTCCGCCCACGGGTCGAAGGTGTCGCCACAGGAGAGTTCGAACCGGGCGTGGTGCCAGTGACACGTGAGGACGCCCTCGTCCACGCTCCCCTCCGCCAGCGGAAATCCCATGTGCGGGCACCGGTTGTCCGTCGCGAACACCTCGCCCTCGTGGTAGAAGACGGCAAGCGGCGTCCCCGGACGACTGACGACTCTCCGACCGTCCTCCCGTAGGTCGTCGAGAGCGCACGCGTACACGAACTCGTCCCGCGGTTCGGAAGCCATGGTATCATACACCACGGCTCGGACCGTAAACGTTCGCCGAATCGAATATAAGTAATAAGTTCGACATCTATCGAACGGACGCCGCGCGGACGGACCTAACTGTGGCGAGAGAGCCCCGAGAGCGGGTTAATCTGCTATTTACCCGGTTGGTCTGGCGTGCGCAGCGCTGACACTCGTCTGCCGATAGCTTTTACTTGAGGAGAGCGAACGGTACCCCGTGTCTGCCCTCACCGTCCGAATCGACCCACACGTTCACTCGGAGGCGTCGTACGACGGCTCCGACCCGGTGGAGTTGATTCTCGAGCAGGCGGCCGAAATCGGGCTCGACGCCGTCGTCATCACGGACCACGACGTCATCCACGAGTCGGTTCGGGCCGCGGAACTCGCGCCGATGTACGGGCTCGTCGGTATCCCCGGGGTGGAGGTATCGACGGCGGACGGTCACCTTCTCGCCCTCGGCGTCGAGTCGATGCCGCCGCGGGGCGAACCGCTCGGCGAGACGGTCGAGTGGATTCGCGACCACGGCGGCGTCGCCATCGTTCCGCATCCGTTCCAGCGGAGTCGCCACGGCGTCCGCAAGAGCCAACTGACGGACGCCGACGCCATCGAAGTCTACAACTCGTGGCTGTTCACCGGCTGGAAGAACCGCCGCGCGCGTCGCTTCGCGCGCGAGTACGGCTACCCCGGCGTCGCGGGGAGCGACGCGCACAAGGTCGGATACGTCGGCCGCGCGTACACCGAGATAGACGTGCCCGACGTGACCCGCGCGACACTCACCGCGCGCGACGTTCTCGACGCCATCTACCACGGGACGACGCGCGTCGAAGGACGTCGAACGCCGATTCCGACGAGCACTCGCCACTACGGCGGCGCGGCCGCCCGAAAGAGCGGCTACTACGCGAAGGTCGGTGCGATAAAGAGCGGGTCGCTCGCGAAGGCGAGCGTCGTGCAAGCGGCGCGGACGATAGCGCGCGCCGGGCCGTTCTCGCGGTGACGCGCCGTATTCGGCTCCCTCGCGGGATGCCGTTCACTCCGCCGACGGCCGAGTCGCGAAGGGAGACCAGAACTCGTCTCTCGTCCTCGCCAGCGAGAAGAACTCCACGGGGTCGAGGGGTTTCGTGAGGTACGCGTTCGCACCGCGGTCGTACGCCTTTTCGACGTCGTCGTGATCGGTCGAACTCGACGGGACGGGTATCCTCCGGAGCGTCGGTTTCGAGTTCGTCGAGCAGTTCTCCGCCGTCCGAACAGGAGGTCGGAAGCGTCCTCTCCCTCTCGGGCGACACGGACGCGGAACTCCGTTTCGCACTCGCCGAACGCGACTTGCACGAGACGGCAGTCCCCCGGATTGGCCTCGACCGACAGAATCGTGGGGTTCTCGCTCGTCTGCGGGTCCGACTCAGACGACCTCTGTCGCGTCCTCGTCGGGAACGGTGAACGAGAACGTCGACCCCTCGTCGGGTTCGGACTCCGCCCAGATTCGGCCGCGGTGGATGGTGACGATCCGGTGACAGATGGCGAGGCCGATGCCCGACCCCTCGTACTCGTCGGGCGTGTGCAGGCGCGTGAACACGTCGAATATCTCTTCCGTCCTCTCGGGACTGATACCGATTCCGTCGTCCGTGACGGAGAACACCCACTCGCCGTCGCCGCGTTTCGCGCCGACGTGGATTCGCGGGGGGTCGTCGCCGGCGTACGTGATGGCGTTGTCGAGCAGATTCTGAAATAGCTGCACCAGTTGCGTCCCGTCGCCTCTGACCGCCGGCAGTTCGTCCGACGTGATCACGGCACCGCTCTCTTCGACGGCGACTTCGAGGTTCGCCACCGCCTCGTCGAGGGCGGCGACACAGTCGACCTGCTCGAACTTCTCGGGGGTTCGGTCGAGGCGAGAGTACGCCAAAAGCCCGTCTATCATCTCGCGCATCCGGTCGGCGCCGTCGACGGCGAAGTCGATGTACTCTCGGGCGTCAGAGTCGAGGGCGTCGGCGTAGCGGTGTTCCAGCAGTTGGAGGTAGCTCGATATCATCCGCAACGGCTCTTGGAGGTCGTGAGAGGCGGCGTGTGCGAACCGCTTCAACTCGGCGTTGGACCGTTCGAGTCGCGCCACGGTCTCTTCGAGTTCCGCGGTGCGCTCCTCTAACTCGGTCTTCGTGTCGGTTTGCTCCACCAGCGTGTTCAGTAATCGCGTGACCTCGCGTTCCGACTTGTCGGGGCCGAAGAACTCGCTGGGAGGCGTGTAGTAGACGTTGTGACTGACCCTGTTGTCGTGGACGAGGAGAGGGTGGGTGCTGATGACGTCCCGGATGACATCCGACGGGAAGCGCGTTCGGTTGTACTGACAGAGTGCGACGCCGTCGGCCTCGTCGAAGAGGTAGTTGGCCTTGGCCTCACACTTGACGAGTTCCGCGCCCTCCGGGTCCTCCTGCAGGACACTACTCATCTCTCCGGTCACGCGCAACGCCTCGTACTGCTCGCTGGCCTCCTCGATGGCGGAATCGAGGAACGAAATCGTGTCGTCGGCGTCGAACGTCGCGTTCCGGAGGTAGGTCTCTCGCTCGGTGTGAACGGAGAGTGCGCCCGAATCGAGGGCGGCGTCCACGTCGATTCCACCCTCGCGCATCGCTTCGAGTACGTCCTCTCGGGAGTTCTCGTAGGCGATGTACAGGCAGCGTTCGCCCCGTTCGAGTCCCTGACGCACGAACGGAACGACGGCGGCGAACTGCTCTTCTCGGTTCTCGTAGACGAGCGCGAAGTGGTCGTTCGCGTGGGAGTGGTCGGGAGCGCGGACCGGTCCGCGAAACTCCGGACTCTGGCGTAACGTGTCGAGTGCACACTCGGCGGTTTCGTCTCGGTGAGTACTCGACTCAGTCTGGCTCACAGCGGTTTCTCGCTCGCGGGGTAGTTAAGGGTACAGATAACCCACCGACCCG includes:
- a CDS encoding CehA/McbA family metallohydrolase, which encodes MSALTVRIDPHVHSEASYDGSDPVELILEQAAEIGLDAVVITDHDVIHESVRAAELAPMYGLVGIPGVEVSTADGHLLALGVESMPPRGEPLGETVEWIRDHGGVAIVPHPFQRSRHGVRKSQLTDADAIEVYNSWLFTGWKNRRARRFAREYGYPGVAGSDAHKVGYVGRAYTEIDVPDVTRATLTARDVLDAIYHGTTRVEGRRTPIPTSTRHYGGAAARKSGYYAKVGAIKSGSLAKASVVQAARTIARAGPFSR
- a CDS encoding Rieske (2Fe-2S) protein, coding for MASEPRDEFVYACALDDLREDGRRVVSRPGTPLAVFYHEGEVFATDNRCPHMGFPLAEGSVDEGVLTCHWHHARFELSCGDTFDPWADDVQTYPTEVRDGDVYVGPRPAPDEPPADHWAGRLEDGLERNLALVVAKSVIGLEDAGVPPAEVVETGIAFGARYREAGWGPGVTVLTAMANVLSDLRAEDRRRALYQGLVRVADDCAGEPPRFDQEAFGARDVSYDRLKSWFRENVEVRDADGAERVLRTAIANDCSDARLAEMLAAAATDHRYLNAGHTLDFVNKACEALDTVGWDRAEAVLPSLVRGLATADRAEERSSWRQPVNLASMLEATFAELDELVAAGESKTWSAPEGFAETLRADDPETVFSALTSAIADGATVDELAGEVAYAAGTRVARFATVNEFSDWNTVHHTFTYANALHRLARRTGARELYRGVFDAATNVYLDRFLNTPPAPLPEMPEGDGDSETHLDELLSAFDVEGEVNAAGRHAAHFLDRGGDPARLRERLGRGLLREDAGFHAFQSLEAGFGQAELRDDPEEVRTLCVAVARYLAAHFPTRREREQTFTIASRLHRGEKIHES
- a CDS encoding sensor histidine kinase, with amino-acid sequence MSQTESSTHRDETAECALDTLRQSPEFRGPVRAPDHSHANDHFALVYENREEQFAAVVPFVRQGLERGERCLYIAYENSREDVLEAMREGGIDVDAALDSGALSVHTERETYLRNATFDADDTISFLDSAIEEASEQYEALRVTGEMSSVLQEDPEGAELVKCEAKANYLFDEADGVALCQYNRTRFPSDVIRDVISTHPLLVHDNRVSHNVYYTPPSEFFGPDKSEREVTRLLNTLVEQTDTKTELEERTAELEETVARLERSNAELKRFAHAASHDLQEPLRMISSYLQLLEHRYADALDSDAREYIDFAVDGADRMREMIDGLLAYSRLDRTPEKFEQVDCVAALDEAVANLEVAVEESGAVITSDELPAVRGDGTQLVQLFQNLLDNAITYAGDDPPRIHVGAKRGDGEWVFSVTDDGIGISPERTEEIFDVFTRLHTPDEYEGSGIGLAICHRIVTIHRGRIWAESEPDEGSTFSFTVPDEDATEVV